A window of Eubacteriaceae bacterium ES3 contains these coding sequences:
- a CDS encoding YafY family protein — MKIDRLIGILTHLLQKDTVTAPELAEKFEVSRRTINRDIEDLCKAGIPIVTKQGIGGGISIMKEFKLERTLLTKSEMQDILAGIRSLDSANGSNQYGQLMEKLSLGSSDFLTGDQSILIDLSSWYKESLAPKIELIRTAIDDQKILRFRYFSMSGESDREIEPYFLIFQWANWYLWGWCLTREDFRLFKLNRMEELIISQEMFKKRKVEIPDLSSENVFKPNIRVKALFDANCKWRLIEEFGTQSFIEQNDGNLLFHFNYSDKDNLISWLMTFQDKVVLLEPLSIRDEMKEILARMQTNY; from the coding sequence ATGAAAATTGATAGACTGATAGGTATTTTAACCCACTTATTGCAAAAAGATACTGTAACAGCGCCTGAGTTGGCTGAAAAATTTGAAGTCTCCAGGAGAACGATAAATCGTGACATTGAAGATTTATGTAAAGCTGGAATTCCTATTGTGACAAAACAAGGTATTGGTGGTGGGATTTCAATTATGAAAGAGTTCAAGTTGGAACGTACCCTGTTAACAAAGTCAGAAATGCAGGACATCCTGGCTGGTATTAGAAGTCTTGACAGCGCCAATGGCAGTAATCAATATGGACAACTGATGGAAAAATTATCTCTGGGTTCATCCGATTTTTTAACTGGAGATCAGAGTATTTTGATTGATCTATCTTCATGGTACAAAGAAAGTCTGGCACCTAAAATTGAGCTGATTCGAACAGCGATAGATGACCAAAAAATTTTGAGATTCAGGTATTTCTCTATGAGCGGTGAAAGTGACCGCGAAATTGAACCATATTTTTTAATTTTCCAGTGGGCTAACTGGTATTTATGGGGATGGTGCTTAACTAGGGAAGATTTTCGCTTGTTCAAGCTTAACCGAATGGAAGAATTAATAATATCGCAGGAAATGTTCAAAAAAAGGAAAGTTGAAATTCCAGATTTAAGCAGTGAAAATGTTTTTAAACCGAACATCAGAGTGAAAGCATTATTTGATGCCAATTGCAAGTGGCGGCTGATTGAAGAATTTGGTACCCAAAGTTTTATCGAACAGAATGATGGCAACCTCTTGTTTCATTTTAATTATTCAGACAAAGACAATTTGATTTCCTGGTTGATGACTTTTCAGGACAAAGTGGTATTGTTAGAGCCCCTGTCTATAAGAGATGAAATGAAAGAAATTTTAGCAAGGATGCAAACAAATTATTGA
- a CDS encoding bile acid:sodium symporter family protein: MIFKIAKGISKYFGLIIIICMLLGFMKPEVFSWVTIKLMGQSVITLLLGLIMFGMGMTLKLEDFKVVIKKPLDILKGTAAQFLIMPLLAVILSKLFGLQEGLMVGVVLVGTCPGGTSSNVIAYMAGGDVAFSVAMTTVSTLLAPILTPAITYFLIRQTVSFDPVSMFVSIIEVVIVPIALGLLIKSLLKERADFVNEFMPAVSALAIACIVGGVIGANSENILSSLGIIVIVIILHNLLGYALGYFVGRLSGMSRKKCITMAVEVGMQNSGLAASLATSQFAAVPIAAVPAALFSAWHNVSGAIFAAIIKSREQSIAADKF; the protein is encoded by the coding sequence GTGATATTTAAAATAGCAAAGGGAATCTCAAAATACTTTGGACTGATTATTATAATTTGTATGCTGTTAGGCTTCATGAAACCGGAAGTTTTTTCTTGGGTGACCATAAAGTTGATGGGCCAGTCGGTTATTACCCTACTTTTAGGTCTGATTATGTTTGGTATGGGTATGACCTTAAAACTGGAAGATTTTAAAGTAGTGATTAAAAAACCACTGGATATTCTGAAAGGGACAGCAGCACAATTTTTGATTATGCCATTATTAGCGGTTATTCTGTCAAAATTATTTGGACTGCAAGAAGGACTGATGGTGGGGGTTGTGTTAGTGGGAACCTGTCCTGGTGGTACATCTTCAAATGTTATTGCTTATATGGCTGGCGGAGATGTGGCCTTTTCAGTTGCGATGACAACAGTATCTACACTTTTGGCACCGATTCTAACGCCGGCCATCACTTATTTCTTAATCCGACAAACGGTTTCATTTGATCCTGTCAGTATGTTTGTCAGCATTATTGAAGTTGTGATAGTTCCAATTGCATTAGGTCTTTTAATAAAATCGCTGCTAAAAGAAAGAGCAGATTTTGTTAACGAATTTATGCCGGCAGTTTCAGCTCTGGCAATTGCCTGTATTGTTGGGGGTGTAATTGGGGCTAATTCTGAAAATATTCTCAGTTCTTTAGGTATAATTGTCATTGTCATAATACTGCACAACTTATTAGGGTATGCACTTGGTTATTTTGTTGGCAGACTATCTGGGATGAGCAGAAAGAAATGTATTACCATGGCTGTTGAAGTGGGAATGCAGAATTCAGGTCTTGCGGCCTCGCTGGCGACGAGTCAGTTTGCAGCTGTTCCGATTGCGGCAGTCCCAGCTGCACTTTTTAGTGCGTGGCATAATGTTTCAGGAGCTATATTTGCAGCAATCATTAAATCTCGGGAACAAAGCATAGCGGCAGATAAATTTTAA
- a CDS encoding DUF2200 domain-containing protein encodes MANDKIYSMSFAKVYPLYIKKAEKKGRSKAEVDETICWMTGYDQAMLDRQVDEEISFEGFFREAPLMNPNRRLIKGVICGIRVEEIKEPLMQEIRYLDKLIDELAKGKAMEKILRAEK; translated from the coding sequence ATGGCCAATGATAAAATTTATTCAATGAGTTTTGCAAAAGTCTACCCACTTTACATTAAAAAAGCTGAGAAAAAGGGTCGCAGTAAGGCAGAAGTTGACGAAACTATATGCTGGATGACCGGGTATGATCAAGCGATGCTCGATCGTCAAGTGGATGAAGAAATCAGTTTTGAAGGTTTTTTCAGAGAAGCACCTCTTATGAATCCAAACAGAAGGTTGATAAAAGGTGTTATTTGTGGAATAAGGGTTGAAGAGATAAAAGAGCCGCTGATGCAAGAGATCAGATATCTTGATAAACTGATCGATGAGCTGGCAAAAGGCAAGGCAATGGAAAAGATTCTCCGTGCGGAAAAGTAG
- a CDS encoding DUF1801 domain-containing protein has translation MIYDVKSVEEYLAALPANRKEPMEHLRTVVKANLPDGFSEQISYGMLGYVVPLAIYPKGYHTKKGEPLPFLSLASQKNYIALYHFGLYANKDIETWFIKEYQLQVPTKLDMGKSCIRFKNTSLIPYDLIAELCKKMTVQEYINIYEQSRKK, from the coding sequence ATGATTTATGATGTCAAAAGTGTGGAAGAATATTTAGCAGCACTGCCTGCTAATAGAAAAGAGCCGATGGAACATTTAAGAACAGTTGTCAAGGCCAATTTACCAGATGGATTTTCTGAGCAGATATCATATGGAATGCTCGGATATGTCGTTCCACTCGCCATCTATCCTAAAGGATATCATACCAAAAAAGGAGAACCACTGCCTTTTTTATCACTTGCTTCGCAAAAGAATTATATCGCCCTATATCATTTCGGACTATATGCGAATAAAGACATTGAAACATGGTTTATTAAAGAATATCAGCTTCAGGTACCAACAAAACTGGACATGGGCAAAAGCTGTATACGCTTTAAAAATACGTCGTTGATACCTTATGATTTAATTGCCGAGCTTTGTAAAAAGATGACTGTTCAAGAGTATATCAATATCTACGAACAATCAAGAAAAAAGTAG